AATGTAGATAACTAGAGATATAATAGGTTTATTTGTGTATGTTGAAAAAATCACTTTGTTATGGCTATTGCAACACCATAAACTTTCTTCACATTGAAATACTCTTTTAGTATCTTGGCTATATAGCTTAGTGTAGCACCCGACGTAATAACATCATCTATTATAGCCATAGATTCTATATCCACATCAACATGAACTTGTTCTAAAGGTTTATAGAGCTGTTGCACCGTGAGCCATCTTTCTTCAACAGACATGTTCTTTAGATCTACATGTTTAACCTTTTCAACTAGCTTTACTACAGGTTTATTAACATACTTACCTACACGTTTTGCTAGTTCTTCAGCTATGCACATACATTCATTTGTCTTGGGATCTATGCGTAGATTTTGTTCGTGACATGGCACATAAGTCAATGCTTCAACATTCTTCAACTCTTCATAAATATTGAATAGCTTTGATATTAGCATTGATGCTACCTCTATACATTTTCTATCCACATCTTTAACGTCTGACACTATAGGTGTAACGTCATCGGGTAGAGGTAGGTATACCCCTCTCTTCTGCTGTTGATAGGTACCTACAGCAAATATGTTGTCTAGATATCTACGGTGTAAAAATCTATCTTGTCTAGCATTGATTTTCTTCATCTCCCCTCGCAAATATTCTCGTGCTACAAATCTTTGAATACCATATCTCCCTAAAGCCCTATCCACATCCCTCGCAACATAGAAGTCAACAGATTTCACCCCTCCAATAATATACGAACCTATCTCCATAGCAATACTCTCGTTCTCAAATATTATAGCCACGGAGATGTTGTCTGAAACTGATCTAACAACACTATAAATATCTATAGCAGGTGAACAGGCTTCTTCGCTATATCCGATGATCGCAGATGCTAGTTGGGTACAGCTATCAGAAACCTCTACAGGCTACATACCTCTAAAAGGAGTCTCTGCACACCTTAACTTCTACAAGAGCTATCTAGGGTTCCAAATATATCACTGCAATTAGCTTTTCTAGAGAGTCCCACTAAGATGTAAGGTATAGACTGGATGAGAGGTGGCTGAACTTCATCAGAAGAATGAAAGGGAATTAGTACTTTTTTGTAATGCTAACTTACGCTAAAGTGTCGCTACTTAAAATCGAGTTTTGTCGACTAGACACTAGAGGTAAGGAAATGTCTTGGCTTAGCTTACAATTAAAACCTGTCATATCTTTGCTTCAGAGCAGAGTTGCCCGTGTAAATGCTGAAAAGGTTAATAAATGGATCGAAGTGCAGGGATTGGGGCGGGCTACGGATCCAAAATATGTGCTAAGCGTACATCTAGCATTCAATGTTTTTGCTAGGCTGCTAATCTATGAGAGGCATGTAGGGGAATTGAGGAACAGCTTAACGCTCCTAGATATTGCAGATTCTGAGAAAGATGTGCTTCAAAGTTCTGCACTTAAGCCTTATGTGCTAGATGAGATATCCGACGAAATTCTAGAGGACTCAATTAGAGATGAGATTTTCCGAAGGGTGACCACCATAGCTAAGAGGTATAGCTATGCAGACGCTGTAAATGATGAACTGGGTAAAGCATTCGAAGAACTCATACCCAACGCTGAGCGTCGAAAGCTAGGCCAGTTCTTCACACCTATACCAATAGCGGATCTAATGGTCGAATACATACGTAGGAATGTGGAGAGGGGGAGGATAGTTGATCCAGCTGTTGGAACCGGCAGATTTATACTTAGGTTGATGCTGAAGAGTGGGATCTCTAAGGACTACAGAATTACGGGTATAGACGTAAGCCCCCTAATGATATTGCTCACCGCTACAAACATATCCTATGTCTCCGACCTTAAGCGTTTAGAGCTTATAGTGGGAGACATGTTCGACCTCGATGATGCTATAAAGGAGAGCGATGCCATAATATGCAACCCTCCCTACAGTAGGCACCACGAATTAGAGCCCGACTATAAGAGGAAGTTACAGGAGAAAGTTAAGGCTGCTAGTGATGTGACGCTATCAAGGTACTCAAGTTTCTTCGCATATGCTCTGCTCTACCTCTCATCCCTATTAAAGAAGGGTGGATATGTGTCGTATATATGCCCCCTAGAAATATTTGAAGCAAATTATAGCGATGTTGTAAAGAGGTATGTAGCTGAACACAATCTACTTGAAAGAGTGATTGTATTCGACGAGGATTCGTTCATCTTTCCATACGCAGAGAACGCTGCTACCGTAATTTTCTTGCACAAAGATTCGCCTACAAAAGTGTACTTTGTGAGAGTTAAAACCATTGAGGCAAGCTCCTTAGAGAAACTTCTGGAAGCTGTAGAAGAGGGAGACTTTGGATGGTGCTCTACTAAGATTGTAGATATCTCTGAACTTCTGAATACGAGCAATTGGAGTCTGTACTATGTTAAAAGGGCTATCCCCATCATTGAGGAGGTGATACACCATCCCCTTGTTGTCTCCTTCAAGCACATTGCAAGAATAATGCGCGGAATAGCTACAGGAGCCAACGATTTCTTCTTGCTTAACGATGAAGAGGTGAAGCGATGGGGAATCGAGGAGGAGTTCCTCAGACCAGCACTAGTAAAAACAAGGTGGGTTCTGAACTATGTTTATGATAGAGAAGCATTTAACAGATTGAGGAATGCGAATGAGAAGTGTTGGCTCTTCTACTGTCAAGTACCCCCTGCACTGCTGAAGGGGAAAAATGCATACAAATATGTAAGCTATGGGGAGAGATTGGGATTACCTAACAGAAGCTTGATCCGCTTAAGGAGGATCTGGTATCAAGTTGAAAAACGGGAACCACCGCCAATAGTCTTCACGTACCTCTCCCGAGGAAGACCAAGGTTTATACATAATGAAGTCGGTGCTCTACCACTCAACACATTTCTATGCATTTATCCGCTACCAGAAATCTCAAAGGACGAAGTACTCCTCAGAGCATTACTGGCCTATCTGAACTCAAACATAGCTTTAGAGCTACTTAAAATAGTTGGAAGGAGGTATGGAGGTAGCACATTGAAGCTAGAGCCTAGAGAACTTGACGAGTTACCTGTACTAGATGTAAGAAAGCTGAGCCGCGAAGAAGCGGAGCACTTAGCTCGATTATTCGACGAGCTCAAATATGCTACTAGAGGTGATGAGGAATTAAAGTCAAAAATTGACAATGCCATCCTCTCCATTTTAAGGAGGTACAGCGCAGTACAACCAAAGAGAACTCTGGTGGATTATATGAAAAATATGAGGGTGGGAACAGCTTCACTAGTTAATGTCCTCTAGAAGCTTTATCTAGGAGCTTCAATCCTTCATCAGTTATTCTGAGATTTCCATTAACAAATTCCGCCATGGGCCACAGCTGCCCCATCTCGTCAATTAGAACCCTTCCTCGTATATCTGGAAGGGGGTTAAATTCTCCAAATAGTACACCATACTTCAAGCATGAGATGTAGTATGTCATCTTTTTCGTCTTTCTATCAACTTTAGCCTTCACTCCTTCTATAGACTCTCCGATCCTTTTACGCTCTATAAGGTTGCGAACAGCACTAAATGTTGTTGCATATGCTCTATCGTAAAATGTTTGTACAATTACTATTTCCTTATTGAAGTATGTTACCCATTTAATTAGAGGTTCAAGATCCTCCTCTTTAATAGTAAACGTAGGACCCAGTATAGAGGTCTTTCTACGCTTCTTTCCTTGGTACTCCAGCATTTTACCTACATGCCATTTGCTCACCTCTACCTCCACACCAAAAAGTGCTTCCTCCACCACTTTATCAGCTTCACTATTAGGGACATCCATCAGGTTATCCATTATACTACCCCATCTCTGCTTCAACTCCTGATAGGTATTGGAGTCGAAGACTAAGAGGTCGGGTCTTTTTCCGTGGAGGTACATTCTCTGAAGTCTCTGGTAATACCTAGCATACTCCTCGAAGCTGAAAGAACCAGCTCTCGAAACACCATACCTTACTGCAACATATCTCCCTGTATCATTGATGGCTTCAAGAACTCTATCTTCAGACCACGAACCCATGGACCAATTGATTAGAAAGTCAACGCCCCTAGGTTTAGGAATCTTCGGTTTTTTCATAGCTCTACACTTAAGCTACGTTATAGATACCCCTCTTAATATTTTTATCTTCTTGTCTACTATTTCACATCTCTTTACTTCTTACCATGAATATTTTCACACTACCTTAGAGATAAGATGCAAATATCCAGCATCTAGCCACTATATCTACCCCTATTATAGTTCCTAGTCTAGCTTTATCTGCTTTGCTCCAACATCTGCTGAACCACTGTGTATACCAGTCTCGGATGTTTTGTGTGTATTGGTATAAGTTTCTTTGGCTTCAATATATCTACTATGTTTCTCAGCTCATGTGGATAGTAGTGTCCTGAGAATCTTGCTCTATATATCTGTATCCCTAATGTATATAGCCATGTTATAAGGGTCTTCTCCTCAACCTCAAGTTCTGTTTCTAGAGGTTCTGGTGTTGTTAGAATTGCTATAGCGTTCCTCGGCAGCTCCTCTCCCCAGAGTCTCATCTGCCTAAGCATCTCCAGAAAACTCACAGGTTCTTGTATCAATAGAAAGTTTTCTGGTGTTCTAAAAACATCTTGTTTTAGACCTACATACTGTAGTGGTACTGTAGTGGGTTTCTCTAGCTCGATTGCAATTGCTATTCTAGATAAATCTATGTTGTTTGTATTGCTTGTTTTGAGCCACTTGGGCAGAACATCGATGATTCTAGGTGATGCAATGGTGATGGTTCTTCCACTAAGTAGTGCTAGCTCAGATATCGCTGTAAATAGTTCATAGTCTAGAGGATCTATCGATATAATTACCAATATATTCTCCATAAGAATTCTATTCATTATATTTCTAAACTCTTCAGAACCTATAGGAGTCTCTATTCCACCAATATTTGTAGCCTCTAACAAAGCTATATCCAGATTCATCGAATCTATAGCTCTCTCTATATTCGACAATGTATCAATCCTAGATCTCAGCGGGCTATCAACCCTGAGATCCCCACTATAAAACAATGTTTTGCTGTATCCCTCATATAGAAAAGCATATGATGGATAAGCACTATGGCTTACAGGTATAGGAATAACACCATGTTCATCCATATGATAAGCACTAAACTCCTCAATCTTTATATTTAGTCTATGGGGTATCTCAGCAAGCCATGTAGATGATCTTCTATACCAATCCTCAATAACCTCTAGAATATCTATAGATGGGACATATACTTTTACCCCTGGTGGAAGTGCTC
Above is a genomic segment from Ignisphaera aggregans DSM 17230 containing:
- a CDS encoding beta-lactamase domain protein (COGs: COG0595 hydrolase of the metallo-beta-lactamase superfamily~InterPro IPR001279~KEGG: kcr:Kcr_0699 beta-lactamase domain-containing protein~PFAM: beta-lactamase domain protein~SPTR: B1L4S1 Beta-lactamase domain protein~PFAM: Metallo-beta-lactamase superfamily; RNA-metabolising metallo-beta-lactamase) — protein: MKPQLTISEDSLTLEIYGGYGEIGGNCVLVKDRDRKIVFDNGIRFQVLRKYYRGRIQPLGINELRSIGAIPPLNIFEDIDAIYISHFHLDHLGLLGALPPGVKVYVPSIDILEVIEDWYRRSSTWLAEIPHRLNIKIEEFSAYHMDEHGVIPIPVSHSAYPSYAFLYEGYSKTLFYSGDLRVDSPLRSRIDTLSNIERAIDSMNLDIALLEATNIGGIETPIGSEEFRNIMNRILMENILVIISIDPLDYELFTAISELALLSGRTITIASPRIIDVLPKWLKTSNTNNIDLSRIAIAIELEKPTTVPLQYVGLKQDVFRTPENFLLIQEPVSFLEMLRQMRLWGEELPRNAIAILTTPEPLETELEVEEKTLITWLYTLGIQIYRARFSGHYYPHELRNIVDILKPKKLIPIHTKHPRLVYTVVQQMLEQSR
- a CDS encoding conserved hypothetical protein (KEGG: cch:Cag_1610 hypothetical protein~SPTR: Q3AQ60 Putative uncharacterized protein~PFAM: AccI restriction endonuclease), whose translation is MKKPKIPKPRGVDFLINWSMGSWSEDRVLEAINDTGRYVAVRYGVSRAGSFSFEEYARYYQRLQRMYLHGKRPDLLVFDSNTYQELKQRWGSIMDNLMDVPNSEADKVVEEALFGVEVEVSKWHVGKMLEYQGKKRRKTSILGPTFTIKEEDLEPLIKWVTYFNKEIVIVQTFYDRAYATTFSAVRNLIERKRIGESIEGVKAKVDRKTKKMTYYISCLKYGVLFGEFNPLPDIRGRVLIDEMGQLWPMAEFVNGNLRITDEGLKLLDKASRGH
- a CDS encoding N-6 DNA methylase (COGs: COG0286 Type I restriction-modification system methyltransferase subunit~InterPro IPR002296:IPR003356:IPR002052~KEGG: tdn:Suden_0129 N-6 DNA methylase~PFAM: N-6 DNA methylase~SPTR: C1VBX9 Type I restriction-modification system methyltransferase subunit~PFAM: N-6 DNA Methylase), whose translation is MSWLSLQLKPVISLLQSRVARVNAEKVNKWIEVQGLGRATDPKYVLSVHLAFNVFARLLIYERHVGELRNSLTLLDIADSEKDVLQSSALKPYVLDEISDEILEDSIRDEIFRRVTTIAKRYSYADAVNDELGKAFEELIPNAERRKLGQFFTPIPIADLMVEYIRRNVERGRIVDPAVGTGRFILRLMLKSGISKDYRITGIDVSPLMILLTATNISYVSDLKRLELIVGDMFDLDDAIKESDAIICNPPYSRHHELEPDYKRKLQEKVKAASDVTLSRYSSFFAYALLYLSSLLKKGGYVSYICPLEIFEANYSDVVKRYVAEHNLLERVIVFDEDSFIFPYAENAATVIFLHKDSPTKVYFVRVKTIEASSLEKLLEAVEEGDFGWCSTKIVDISELLNTSNWSLYYVKRAIPIIEEVIHHPLVVSFKHIARIMRGIATGANDFFLLNDEEVKRWGIEEEFLRPALVKTRWVLNYVYDREAFNRLRNANEKCWLFYCQVPPALLKGKNAYKYVSYGERLGLPNRSLIRLRRIWYQVEKREPPPIVFTYLSRGRPRFIHNEVGALPLNTFLCIYPLPEISKDEVLLRALLAYLNSNIALELLKIVGRRYGGSTLKLEPRELDELPVLDVRKLSREEAEHLARLFDELKYATRGDEELKSKIDNAILSILRRYSAVQPKRTLVDYMKNMRVGTASLVNVL
- a CDS encoding amidophosphoribosyltransferase (COGs: COG1040 amidophosphoribosyltransferase~KEGG: cpr:CPR_2141 comFC protein~SPTR: Q0SR09 ComFC protein) translates to MAIIFENESIAMEIGSYIIGGVKSVDFYVARDVDRALGRYGIQRFVAREYLRGEMKKINARQDRFLHRRYLDNIFAVGTYQQQKRGVYLPLPDDVTPIVSDVKDVDRKCIEVASMLISKLFNIYEELKNVEALTYVPCHEQNLRIDPKTNECMCIAEELAKRVGKYVNKPVVKLVEKVKHVDLKNMSVEERWLTVQQLYKPLEQVHVDVDIESMAIIDDVITSGATLSYIAKILKEYFNVKKVYGVAIAITK